In Paracoccus fistulariae, a single window of DNA contains:
- the gltX gene encoding glutamate--tRNA ligase, giving the protein MSENAPIVTRFAPSPTGYLHIGGARTALFNWLYARGRGGKFLLRIEDTDRARSTEEATEALLKGLEWLGLDWDEEPVSQFSRADRHAEVARQMLAQGNAYKCFSTAEEIAAWREEHPRQPFQSPWRDATELPDGPYAIRLKAPRSGETVIKDLVQGEVRIANDQLDDMVLLRSDGTPVYMLAVVVDDHDMGVTHVIRGDDHLTNAARQLQIYDAMGWPAPVYAHIPLIHGEDGKKLSKRHGAVGLHEFAALGYPAAAMRNYLARLGWSHGDDELFSDEQAREWFDLPGIGKAPARLDFKKLEHVSGYHIGLMPDDALMAELDRFLAETDQKPLTELQKERLSAALPVLKEKAKTLPQLLEQGRFAMIARPVDIDEKASKALDTVSRGMLKSLTAAVQHGSWSRDELEQAAKQVAEENGVGLGKIAGPLRAALAGRTATPSVFDMMTALGRDESLARLQDQTELAG; this is encoded by the coding sequence ATGTCAGAAAACGCACCGATCGTGACCCGCTTTGCGCCCTCGCCGACTGGCTATCTGCATATCGGCGGCGCGCGCACAGCCCTGTTCAACTGGCTTTATGCCCGCGGCCGTGGTGGAAAATTCCTGCTGCGGATCGAGGATACCGACCGCGCACGCTCGACCGAGGAGGCGACCGAGGCGCTGCTGAAAGGGCTGGAATGGCTGGGGCTGGATTGGGATGAAGAGCCCGTCAGCCAGTTTTCCCGCGCCGACCGCCATGCCGAAGTCGCGCGCCAGATGCTGGCGCAGGGCAATGCCTATAAGTGCTTTTCCACGGCCGAGGAAATCGCAGCCTGGCGCGAAGAGCATCCCCGGCAGCCCTTCCAGAGCCCCTGGCGCGACGCGACGGAATTGCCCGACGGTCCCTATGCGATCCGCCTGAAGGCGCCGCGCAGCGGTGAAACCGTGATCAAGGATCTTGTTCAGGGCGAGGTCCGCATTGCCAATGATCAGCTGGACGACATGGTCCTGCTGCGCAGCGATGGCACGCCGGTCTATATGCTGGCGGTGGTTGTGGACGACCACGATATGGGCGTCACCCATGTCATTCGCGGCGATGACCACCTGACCAATGCGGCGCGGCAGTTGCAGATCTATGACGCGATGGGCTGGCCCGCGCCGGTCTATGCGCATATCCCGTTGATTCATGGCGAGGATGGCAAGAAATTGTCGAAACGCCATGGCGCTGTCGGTCTGCACGAATTCGCGGCGCTTGGTTATCCTGCTGCTGCGATGCGGAATTATCTGGCGCGTCTGGGCTGGAGCCACGGCGATGACGAACTTTTCAGCGATGAACAGGCGCGTGAGTGGTTCGATCTGCCGGGGATTGGCAAGGCGCCCGCGCGGCTGGATTTCAAGAAGCTGGAACATGTCAGCGGCTACCATATCGGCCTGATGCCGGATGACGCATTGATGGCCGAACTGGATCGCTTTCTTGCCGAGACGGACCAGAAACCTTTGACAGAACTGCAAAAAGAGCGTCTTTCGGCGGCCTTGCCGGTGCTGAAGGAAAAGGCAAAGACGCTGCCGCAATTGCTGGAACAGGGGCGCTTCGCGATGATTGCGCGGCCCGTCGATATCGATGAAAAAGCATCAAAAGCCTTGGATACGGTATCCCGTGGTATGCTGAAATCATTGACTGCCGCGGTGCAGCATGGTAGCTGGTCACGAGACGAGCTGGAGCAGGCTGCCAAGCAGGTTGCCGAGGAAAATGGCGTCGGATTGGGCAAGATCGCGGGGCCTTTGCGCGCCGCATTGGCCGGCCGCACGGCAACGCCCAGCGTGTTTGACATGATGACGGCGCTTGGTCGCGACGAATCGCTGGCCCGGCTGCAGGATCAAACCGAATTGGCAGGCTGA
- a CDS encoding ComEC/Rec2 family competence protein: protein MAATSGLIPANPAPSSQAVLPGFAPSRVRAPKHATARPARPAAASRAGLFTWVPVCLAVGISGWFEVSGQITAAGWVALIAMGLCGLVVARMATGLAEGGRLGWQAADAMRLGGLALALAVTGAGLAETRSRMVAAPVLEWRYYGPVEGRVVEIDRSARDRIRLTLDQVILRDFAPERSPKRVRLSLMDRAAQDIPPLGQRVMLTGHLGPPPGPASPDSFDFRRMAWFQSLGAVGYARTPIMAVTAPEGGAWQMHRLRMAISAAIQQRIGGQEGAVAAALMTGDRSGIEEATNEVMRASNLYHIISISGLHMSMLAGFVYTSLRLALVLAQGLGARIPLTTHKMAASGALCAAAAYLWLSGGGVATERAFVMVAVMLVAILVDQRAISLRTVALAATIILIYSPEALTSPGFQMSFAATIALILVYGPWARISPHIPFWLRPVAILLLSSLVASVATSPIAAAHFNRMAQYGLLANLLTVPIMGALVMPAGVIAAILGPVGLAGPALWVMGLGTKWMLLVADYVAGLHGSVTAIPLPPPPVVPLLCFGATLMVLSWRSGALRAQKTTPMLGVSIGAAMVVMAGGLWIGATRPLLLISQAGDAVGLMTAGGRAMSKPSGGAFAVKNWLDEDGDVASQEQAAARPAWQGDRRDRQADLPNGWKVAHFTGKGSGQRALPACQPGRIVIVSERVDLRDPPCLLFDESRLRRSGAVAIDFAEGRPIVTTTAEKRPPPGVKTVTR, encoded by the coding sequence ATGGCCGCCACGTCCGGCCTGATTCCAGCCAATCCAGCGCCAAGCAGTCAGGCGGTCCTGCCGGGTTTTGCTCCTTCCCGGGTCAGGGCGCCGAAACATGCGACCGCGCGACCTGCCCGCCCGGCTGCTGCAAGCCGGGCGGGCCTGTTCACCTGGGTGCCGGTCTGCCTTGCCGTCGGGATCAGCGGCTGGTTCGAGGTCTCTGGTCAGATCACGGCGGCCGGTTGGGTGGCGCTGATCGCGATGGGCCTGTGCGGCCTTGTTGTGGCACGGATGGCGACGGGATTGGCCGAAGGTGGTCGCCTGGGCTGGCAGGCGGCGGATGCGATGCGGCTTGGCGGACTGGCGCTGGCGCTGGCCGTTACCGGTGCCGGGCTGGCCGAGACGCGGTCCCGGATGGTCGCCGCACCGGTGCTGGAATGGCGTTATTACGGCCCGGTCGAGGGCCGGGTGGTCGAGATCGACCGATCCGCCCGTGACCGCATCCGCCTGACGCTGGATCAGGTCATCCTGCGCGATTTTGCCCCAGAGCGGAGCCCGAAACGGGTACGGCTGTCGCTGATGGACCGCGCCGCGCAGGATATTCCGCCACTGGGCCAGCGGGTCATGCTGACCGGGCATCTGGGCCCGCCGCCCGGCCCGGCCTCGCCCGACAGCTTCGATTTCCGCCGCATGGCCTGGTTTCAGTCGCTGGGCGCGGTGGGCTATGCCCGCACCCCGATCATGGCCGTGACCGCGCCCGAAGGCGGTGCCTGGCAGATGCATCGGTTGCGCATGGCGATCAGCGCAGCGATCCAGCAGCGGATCGGCGGGCAAGAGGGCGCCGTCGCTGCCGCCCTGATGACCGGCGACCGTTCCGGCATCGAAGAGGCCACGAATGAGGTCATGCGCGCCTCGAACCTCTATCACATCATCTCGATTTCCGGCCTGCATATGAGCATGCTGGCGGGTTTCGTCTATACCTCGCTGCGGCTGGCGCTGGTGCTGGCACAGGGTCTTGGCGCGCGGATCCCGCTGACCACGCATAAGATGGCGGCGTCAGGGGCGCTGTGCGCGGCGGCGGCCTATCTGTGGCTGTCAGGCGGCGGTGTCGCGACCGAGCGTGCCTTTGTCATGGTCGCGGTGATGCTGGTCGCGATTCTGGTGGATCAGCGCGCAATTTCGCTGCGCACGGTCGCGCTGGCCGCGACGATCATCCTGATCTACAGCCCCGAAGCCCTGACCAGCCCCGGCTTTCAGATGAGCTTTGCCGCCACCATCGCCCTCATACTGGTCTATGGCCCCTGGGCACGGATCAGCCCGCATATCCCCTTCTGGCTCAGGCCGGTGGCCATCCTTCTGTTGTCGTCGCTGGTGGCCTCTGTCGCCACCTCGCCGATTGCGGCAGCGCATTTCAACCGCATGGCGCAATACGGCCTGCTGGCCAATCTGCTGACCGTGCCGATCATGGGCGCGCTGGTCATGCCCGCTGGCGTCATTGCCGCGATCCTGGGCCCTGTCGGGCTGGCGGGACCGGCCCTGTGGGTCATGGGGTTGGGCACGAAATGGATGCTGCTGGTAGCCGATTATGTGGCTGGGCTGCACGGATCGGTGACGGCGATTCCCCTGCCGCCGCCTCCGGTGGTGCCGCTGCTGTGCTTCGGCGCGACGCTGATGGTGCTATCCTGGCGCAGCGGCGCTTTGCGGGCGCAAAAAACCACACCGATGCTGGGGGTCAGCATCGGGGCGGCGATGGTCGTCATGGCGGGCGGGCTGTGGATCGGCGCGACGCGGCCCCTTCTGCTGATCTCGCAGGCGGGCGACGCGGTCGGGCTGATGACGGCGGGGGGGCGCGCCATGTCCAAACCCTCGGGCGGCGCCTTCGCGGTCAAGAACTGGCTGGATGAAGATGGCGATGTCGCAAGCCAGGAACAGGCGGCCGCGCGCCCTGCCTGGCAAGGGGATCGCCGCGACCGTCAGGCTGATTTGCCCAATGGCTGGAAGGTGGCGCATTTCACCGGCAAGGGATCCGGTCAGCGCGCCTTGCCCGCCTGCCAGCCCGGGCGCATTGTCATCGTGTCTGAACGGGTCGATCTGCGCGACCCACCCTGCCTTCTGTTCGATGAGTCACGTCTGCGCCGCAGCGGCGCGGTCGCCATTGATTTCGCAGAGGGTCGTCCCATCGTCACGACCACGGCAGAGAAACGACCACCGCCGGGTGTGAAGACAGTGACGCGCTGA
- a CDS encoding aminotransferase has protein sequence MTTPQSWEARADESSLYGFTDLPSVHERGAVIVTHGEGPYIFDVNGKRYLDANSGLWNMVAGFDNKPLAEAAKAQYDRFPGYHAFFGRMSDQTVLLSEKLVEVSPFERGRVFYTNSGSEANDTMVKMLWFLHASEDNPKRRKILTRWNAYHGVTAVSASMTGKPYNEVFGLPLEGFIHLTCPHYWRFGEEGETEEEFTARLAAELEDTIKREGADTIAGFFAEPVMGAGGVIPPSKGYFQAIAPILKKYDIPLISDEVICGFGRTGNTWGCETYGFTPDAIISSKNLTAGLFPMGAVILGPELADRVQAAVEKIEEFPHGFTASGHPVGCAIALKAIDVVMNDGLAENVKRLAPRLEAGLRAIMDRSDNIGELRGIGFMWALEAVKDKATKTPFDGSLSVSERIANTCTDLGLICRPLGQSIVLCPPFILTEEQMDEMFEKLEQALNKVFAEVA, from the coding sequence ATGACAACCCCGCAAAGCTGGGAAGCCCGCGCAGATGAATCGTCCCTTTACGGGTTCACCGACCTGCCCAGCGTCCATGAACGCGGCGCGGTGATCGTGACCCATGGCGAAGGGCCCTATATCTTCGACGTGAATGGCAAGCGCTATCTGGATGCCAATTCCGGCCTGTGGAACATGGTCGCGGGTTTCGACAACAAGCCCTTGGCCGAGGCCGCCAAGGCGCAATATGACCGCTTTCCGGGCTATCACGCCTTTTTCGGGCGGATGTCGGATCAGACTGTCCTGCTGTCGGAAAAGCTGGTCGAGGTTTCACCTTTCGAGCGTGGCCGGGTCTTCTATACCAATTCGGGGTCCGAGGCGAATGACACCATGGTCAAGATGCTGTGGTTCCTGCATGCCAGTGAGGATAATCCCAAGCGTCGGAAGATCCTGACGCGCTGGAACGCCTATCACGGCGTGACCGCCGTCTCGGCCAGCATGACCGGCAAACCCTATAACGAGGTGTTCGGCCTGCCTCTGGAAGGGTTCATCCATCTGACCTGCCCGCATTACTGGCGCTTTGGCGAAGAGGGCGAGACCGAGGAAGAGTTCACCGCCCGTCTGGCCGCCGAGCTTGAAGACACCATCAAGCGCGAGGGCGCCGACACCATCGCGGGCTTCTTTGCCGAGCCGGTGATGGGCGCGGGCGGGGTGATTCCGCCGTCCAAGGGTTATTTCCAGGCCATCGCGCCGATCCTGAAGAAATACGACATTCCGCTGATCTCGGACGAGGTGATCTGCGGCTTCGGCCGCACCGGCAACACTTGGGGCTGCGAGACCTATGGCTTTACCCCCGATGCCATCATCAGTTCCAAGAACCTGACAGCCGGGCTGTTCCCGATGGGCGCGGTGATCCTGGGGCCGGAACTTGCGGATCGCGTGCAGGCCGCCGTCGAGAAGATCGAGGAATTCCCGCATGGCTTCACCGCCTCGGGCCATCCGGTCGGCTGCGCCATTGCCCTCAAGGCCATAGACGTGGTGATGAATGACGGGCTGGCCGAGAACGTCAAGCGGCTGGCGCCCCGGCTTGAGGCCGGTCTCCGCGCCATCATGGATCGCAGCGACAATATCGGCGAGTTGCGTGGCATCGGCTTCATGTGGGCGCTGGAGGCTGTAAAGGACAAGGCGACCAAGACGCCCTTCGATGGCAGCCTGTCGGTCAGCGAACGGATCGCCAATACCTGCACCGATCTGGGCCTGATCTGCCGTCCTCTGGGTCAGTCCATCGTGCTGTGCCCGCCCTTCATCCTGACCGAAGAGCAGATGGATGAGATGTTCGAAAAGCTGGAACAGGCGCTGAACAAGGTCTTTGCCGAAGTCGCCTGA
- a CDS encoding TfoX/Sxy family protein, giving the protein MSAEMGTDLVSINNIGPATARSLIAAGIPDAATLRALGAHEAYRALLLAGERPHFIGYYVLQMALQGRPWNDCKGAEKDALRQRFDALVSEVKGGSSAGIEAALKEIGLLQP; this is encoded by the coding sequence ATGTCGGCTGAGATGGGAACGGATCTGGTCTCGATCAACAATATCGGCCCGGCAACGGCGCGGTCGCTGATCGCGGCGGGCATTCCCGATGCCGCAACCCTTCGCGCACTGGGCGCGCATGAGGCCTATCGCGCGCTGCTGCTGGCGGGCGAGCGGCCGCATTTCATCGGCTATTACGTGCTGCAGATGGCGCTGCAGGGTCGTCCGTGGAACGATTGCAAGGGCGCCGAGAAGGACGCCTTGCGGCAGCGTTTCGACGCGCTGGTATCCGAGGTGAAGGGCGGATCCTCTGCCGGGATCGAGGCAGCGCTGAAAGAGATCGGCCTGCTGCAGCCCTGA
- the miaB gene encoding tRNA (N6-isopentenyl adenosine(37)-C2)-methylthiotransferase MiaB, translating into MTDQASKTVETSDRAAKKLFIKTYGCQMNVYDSQRMAEAMGAEGYVLTEDQAEADMVLLNTCHIREKAAEKLYSDLGRLKPLKAEKPDLKIGVAGCVAQAEGEEITRRMPLVDLVVGPQAYHRLPAMVKGEAPRIVTDFPEEDKFEHLPQRRATRRAPAAFLTVQEGCDKFCAFCVVPYTRGAEVSRPVARILHEARDLVARGVREITLLGQNVNGWHGAGEDGREWGFGRLIRALGEIEGLDRIRYTTSHPNDMADDLIEAHRDVPQLMPYLHLPVQSGSDRILKAMNRKHTADQYLRLIDRIREARPDILLTSDFIVGFPGETDADHDDTLRLVAEVNFGTAFSFKYSPRPGTPAYDRPEVDGKIADARLQELQALLTRQQKAAQEGMVGRSLGVLFEKPGRIEGQMVGKSDYLHSVFVDAPKVQIGDLRQVRIVESAANSLRGELVG; encoded by the coding sequence ATGACCGACCAAGCCAGCAAAACCGTCGAGACCTCGGACCGGGCGGCCAAAAAGCTCTTTATCAAGACCTATGGCTGCCAGATGAACGTCTATGATTCGCAGCGCATGGCCGAGGCCATGGGCGCCGAAGGCTATGTTCTGACCGAAGATCAGGCCGAGGCCGATATGGTGTTGCTGAACACCTGCCACATCCGCGAAAAGGCCGCCGAGAAGCTGTATTCCGATCTGGGGCGTCTCAAGCCGCTCAAGGCCGAAAAGCCCGATCTGAAGATCGGTGTCGCGGGCTGCGTGGCCCAGGCCGAGGGTGAGGAAATCACCCGCCGGATGCCGCTGGTCGATCTGGTCGTGGGACCGCAGGCCTATCACCGCCTGCCCGCCATGGTGAAGGGCGAGGCGCCCCGGATCGTCACCGACTTCCCCGAGGAAGACAAGTTCGAGCATCTGCCCCAACGCCGCGCCACCCGCCGCGCGCCCGCCGCCTTTCTGACCGTGCAAGAGGGCTGCGACAAGTTCTGCGCCTTCTGCGTCGTCCCCTATACCCGCGGGGCCGAGGTCAGCCGCCCGGTCGCCCGGATCCTGCACGAGGCCCGCGATCTGGTGGCGCGCGGCGTGCGCGAAATCACCCTGCTGGGGCAGAATGTGAATGGCTGGCATGGCGCGGGCGAGGATGGCCGGGAATGGGGTTTCGGCCGCCTGATCCGCGCCCTGGGCGAGATCGAGGGGCTGGACCGCATCCGCTATACCACCAGCCATCCCAATGACATGGCCGATGATCTGATCGAGGCGCATCGCGACGTGCCGCAGCTGATGCCTTATCTGCATCTGCCCGTTCAGTCGGGCAGCGACCGGATCCTGAAGGCGATGAACCGCAAGCATACGGCCGATCAATATCTGCGCCTGATCGACCGCATCCGCGAGGCGCGTCCCGATATCCTGCTGACCAGCGACTTCATCGTCGGCTTTCCCGGCGAAACCGATGCCGATCATGACGACACCTTGCGCCTTGTGGCCGAGGTGAATTTCGGCACCGCCTTCAGCTTCAAATACTCGCCCCGCCCCGGCACCCCCGCCTATGACCGGCCCGAGGTCGATGGCAAGATCGCCGATGCGCGACTGCAGGAATTGCAGGCGCTGCTGACCCGCCAGCAAAAGGCGGCGCAGGAAGGCATGGTCGGGCGCAGCCTTGGCGTGCTTTTCGAAAAGCCCGGACGGATCGAGGGGCAGATGGTGGGCAAATCCGACTATCTGCATTCGGTCTTTGTCGATGCGCCCAAGGTTCAGATCGGCGATCTGCGGCAGGTCCGCATTGTCGAAAGCGCCGCGAATTCGCTGCGGGGTGAGCTGGTGGGCTGA
- a CDS encoding universal stress protein, which produces MAYKSILTVLSDPRQLPLLDTVSRLTTREGGHLTALCLGVDHSQTGYYFPGGTPYVFQESLDNAVDEAQDLERRVRQYLEQKTDLCWSAESAVAQIGGVTNLVGMRARYSDLTILTQPYGDTATADTEAITEAAMFEGGCPVLVLPDTKIPAEPAKRILVAWNQSSEAMTAVRRALPLLRLAELVEITVIDPGRSGVEGTEPGAALARLLTRHGVKTEVAVIARTEATISAQINRRALDIDAELIVMGAYGHSRFREAILGGATRSMLEKAKLPVFMAR; this is translated from the coding sequence ATGGCCTATAAAAGCATCCTGACGGTTTTGTCGGATCCGCGGCAATTGCCGCTGCTGGACACCGTCAGCAGATTGACCACACGTGAAGGCGGCCATCTGACCGCGCTGTGTCTGGGCGTCGATCACAGCCAGACGGGCTATTATTTCCCCGGCGGCACGCCCTATGTGTTTCAGGAATCGCTGGATAACGCCGTCGATGAGGCGCAGGATCTGGAACGGCGCGTCCGGCAATATCTGGAACAGAAGACCGATCTGTGCTGGTCCGCCGAATCCGCCGTGGCGCAGATCGGCGGCGTGACTAATCTGGTCGGCATGCGGGCACGCTACAGCGACCTGACGATCCTGACGCAGCCCTATGGCGACACGGCCACCGCCGATACCGAGGCGATCACCGAAGCCGCCATGTTCGAAGGCGGCTGCCCGGTTCTGGTCCTGCCTGACACCAAGATTCCGGCGGAGCCCGCAAAGCGTATCCTGGTCGCCTGGAACCAGTCATCCGAGGCGATGACCGCCGTGCGCCGCGCCCTGCCCTTGCTGCGTCTTGCCGAACTGGTCGAGATCACGGTGATCGATCCGGGCCGAAGCGGGGTCGAGGGGACCGAGCCGGGCGCTGCGCTGGCACGGCTGCTGACCCGCCACGGCGTCAAGACCGAGGTCGCCGTGATCGCCCGCACCGAGGCCACGATCAGCGCCCAGATCAACCGCCGCGCGCTGGATATCGACGCCGAACTGATCGTGATGGGCGCCTATGGCCATTCCCGCTTTCGCGAGGCGATCCTGGGCGGCGCGACCCGCAGCATGCTGGAAAAGGCCAAGCTGCCGGTTTTCATGGCCCGCTGA
- the polA gene encoding DNA polymerase I translates to MTFGKGARLHLIDGSAYIFRAYHALPPLTRKSDGLPVGAVAGFSNMLWKYISDQQGGDAPTHAAVIFDHSSKTFRNEIYSDYKANRPPPPEDLRPQFPLTRDATRAFNIACIETEGYEADDIIAALACQARDAGGEVTIISSDKDLMQLVGDGVTMLDPMKNKVIGPDEVAEKFGVGPDRVVDVQALAGDSVDNVPGAPGIGIKTAAQLINEYGDLETLLARAGEIKQPKRRQTLIDHAEQIRISKRLVELDCDTPLDFTLDSLEVKEPDATALLTFLSEMEFRTLTNRVAEKLGAEAPAVASATPSEVAAAPEQPAIDASSYRNTVDRAALDQWIADIRERGYVAIDTETTGLDEMQADLVGISLATEPGKATYIPLGHVAGGDDLFGQSQRLEGQMDLDEVLAALKPVLEDPAILKIGQNLKYDWKILRRHGITMTPIADTMLMSYALNAGTHNHGMDELAERYLGHKCIPIKDLIGSGKSQITFAQVDLDKAGAYAAEDADVTLRLYQHFAPMLPDQRVTTVYETLERPMVPVLGQMEMAGIRIDGDVLKRMSNAFAQKMAQLEDEIHELAGQSFNVGSPKQLGEILFDKMGLPGGKQGKTGAYSTSADVLEDLAVDHDLPARVLDWRQISKLKSTYTDALPTYVNKDTGRVHTSYSIAGAQTGRLASTDPNLQNIPIRSEEGRRIREAFVAASGHKLVSLDYSQIELRILAHVADIPALKQAFRDGIDIHAMTASQMFNVPVEGMDPMIRRQAKAINFGVIYGISGFGLSRNLRIPRAEAQAFIDTYFERFPEIRAYMDQTVADAKRDGFVRTLFGRRINTPGINQSGPAAGGARRAAINAPIQGAAADIIRRAMIRMPDAIRNLPAQMLLQVHDELVFEVEDGAVDELIAVARDIMENAAEPAVKLSVPLVVDAGQGVNWAEAH, encoded by the coding sequence ATGACCTTTGGCAAGGGCGCGCGACTGCATCTGATCGACGGATCGGCCTATATCTTCCGGGCCTATCATGCGCTGCCGCCGCTGACGCGCAAGTCGGACGGACTTCCCGTCGGGGCCGTGGCCGGGTTCAGCAATATGCTGTGGAAATACATCTCGGATCAGCAGGGCGGCGATGCGCCGACCCATGCGGCGGTGATCTTTGATCACTCCTCCAAGACCTTCCGGAACGAGATCTATTCCGATTACAAGGCCAACCGCCCCCCGCCGCCCGAGGATCTGCGCCCGCAATTCCCGCTGACCCGCGACGCCACCCGCGCCTTCAACATCGCCTGCATCGAGACCGAAGGGTACGAGGCCGATGACATCATCGCGGCTCTGGCCTGTCAGGCGCGCGATGCCGGGGGCGAGGTGACGATCATCAGCAGCGACAAGGATCTGATGCAGCTTGTCGGCGATGGCGTGACCATGCTGGACCCGATGAAAAACAAGGTGATCGGTCCCGACGAAGTGGCCGAGAAATTCGGCGTCGGCCCCGACCGGGTGGTGGACGTGCAGGCGCTGGCAGGCGATTCCGTCGACAACGTGCCGGGCGCGCCGGGCATCGGCATCAAGACCGCCGCGCAGCTGATCAACGAATATGGCGATCTGGAAACGCTGCTGGCCCGGGCCGGGGAAATCAAGCAGCCCAAGCGCCGTCAGACCCTGATCGATCATGCCGAACAGATCCGAATTTCCAAGCGTCTGGTCGAACTGGACTGCGACACGCCGCTGGATTTCACGCTGGACAGTCTTGAGGTGAAAGAGCCCGACGCGACGGCGCTGCTGACCTTCCTGTCCGAGATGGAGTTCCGCACGCTGACCAACCGCGTGGCCGAAAAGCTGGGGGCCGAGGCGCCGGCCGTGGCCTCGGCCACGCCCTCCGAGGTTGCGGCCGCGCCGGAACAGCCCGCCATAGACGCGTCCAGCTATCGCAACACCGTTGACCGCGCGGCGCTGGATCAGTGGATCGCCGATATCCGCGAGCGTGGCTATGTCGCCATCGACACCGAAACCACCGGGCTGGATGAGATGCAGGCCGATCTGGTCGGGATATCGCTGGCCACGGAACCGGGCAAGGCGACCTATATCCCGCTGGGCCATGTCGCCGGTGGCGATGATCTGTTCGGTCAGTCGCAGCGCCTTGAGGGGCAGATGGATCTGGACGAGGTGCTGGCCGCGCTGAAGCCTGTGCTGGAGGATCCGGCGATCCTGAAGATCGGCCAGAACCTGAAATATGACTGGAAGATCCTGCGCCGTCACGGGATCACCATGACGCCCATCGCAGATACGATGCTGATGTCCTATGCGCTGAATGCGGGCACGCATAATCACGGGATGGATGAACTGGCCGAGCGCTATCTGGGTCATAAATGCATCCCGATCAAGGATCTGATCGGCAGCGGCAAATCGCAGATCACCTTCGCGCAGGTCGATCTGGACAAGGCCGGTGCCTATGCCGCCGAAGATGCCGATGTCACCTTGCGGCTGTATCAGCATTTCGCGCCCATGCTGCCCGATCAGCGCGTGACGACGGTTTACGAAACGCTTGAACGTCCGATGGTGCCGGTTCTGGGTCAGATGGAGATGGCGGGCATTCGCATCGATGGCGACGTGCTGAAACGCATGTCCAACGCCTTTGCCCAGAAGATGGCGCAGCTTGAGGACGAGATTCACGAATTGGCGGGGCAAAGCTTCAATGTCGGCAGCCCCAAGCAATTGGGAGAGATCCTGTTCGACAAGATGGGCCTGCCCGGTGGCAAGCAGGGCAAGACCGGCGCCTATTCCACCAGCGCCGATGTGCTGGAGGATCTGGCCGTGGACCATGACCTGCCCGCGCGGGTGCTGGACTGGCGCCAGATCAGCAAGCTGAAATCGACCTATACCGACGCGCTGCCCACCTATGTCAACAAAGACACCGGGCGAGTCCATACCAGCTATTCCATCGCCGGGGCACAGACCGGGCGTCTGGCCTCGACCGATCCGAACCTGCAGAACATCCCGATCCGCAGCGAAGAGGGGCGCCGCATCCGCGAGGCCTTTGTCGCGGCATCGGGGCACAAGCTGGTCAGTCTGGATTACAGCCAGATCGAGCTGCGCATTCTGGCCCATGTCGCCGATATTCCTGCGCTGAAACAGGCGTTTCGCGACGGGATCGACATTCACGCCATGACCGCCAGCCAGATGTTCAATGTGCCGGTCGAGGGTATGGATCCGATGATCCGCCGTCAGGCCAAGGCGATCAATTTCGGGGTGATCTATGGCATCTCGGGCTTTGGTCTGTCGCGCAATCTGCGTATCCCGCGGGCCGAGGCGCAGGCCTTTATCGACACCTATTTCGAACGCTTCCCCGAAATCCGCGCCTATATGGATCAGACGGTTGCGGATGCCAAACGCGACGGCTTTGTGCGCACGTTGTTCGGGCGTCGCATCAATACCCCCGGCATCAATCAAAGCGGCCCCGCGGCAGGCGGCGCGCGCCGCGCCGCGATCAATGCGCCGATTCAGGGCGCGGCGGCCGATATCATCCGCCGCGCGATGATCCGCATGCCTGATGCGATTCGGAACCTGCCTGCGCAGATGCTGCTGCAGGTCCATGACGAGCTGGTTTTCGAGGTCGAGGACGGCGCGGTCGATGAACTGATCGCCGTCGCCCGCGATATCATGGAAAATGCGGCAGAGCCTGCGGTGAAGCTGTCGGTGCCTCTGGTCGTCGATGCCGGGCAGGGGGTGAACTGGGCAGAGGCGCATTGA
- a CDS encoding zinc-finger domain-containing protein, translating into MKMPAPETVTVTSWKVACDGDESASLGHPRVWLAISPDTGFVDCGYCDKRFVVDRDHAHDDH; encoded by the coding sequence CTGAAAATGCCCGCCCCCGAGACAGTGACCGTGACAAGCTGGAAGGTCGCCTGCGACGGCGACGAATCGGCCAGTCTGGGCCATCCGCGTGTCTGGCTGGCGATTTCGCCCGATACCGGATTTGTCGATTGCGGCTATTGCGACAAGCGTTTCGTGGTCGATCGCGATCACGCCCATGACGATCACTGA